The DNA segment AATGGTATCAATAATATCTTTAACCTCAGACTAAATATGGTTCAGATGGCACAAGCCAAAGGCATTAGTGAAACCGCCAGATATTACAAAACTACCCGTAACACAGTCCGCAAATGGCTTAACCGATATACCCAACAAGGATTGAATGGTTTAACAAACCGTAAGCGTACCCCAAAACACATTCCTCATAAAACACCTAAAACGATTGAAGAAAAAATAATTGAACTACGAAAAAGCCACCCTGCCTGGGGTCCGGAACGCTTAAAGATGCATTACGAAATACCGGTATCTACTAAAGCAATCGCTCGAATCATTCGCCAAGCAGGATTAGTCAAAAAGCGAAAAAAGAAATGGAAAAGGCAAAGAGATTTAAGAATCCAAAAGCAAGCCTTAAAGCCGTTTCAATTGCTACAGGTTGATGTTAAAGACCTCAGTGATATAAGCAGGTATTGGTCCTCAGATGAGAAGTTTCCATTTGCCTCGTTATCAGTTTACGGCGCAGGATGTGAGGACTGGTGGTATCTGGTATGCTTATGGTGAGAGTAAGGATTCGACCAATAGTGCGGTATTTATCTATTATTTACTTAGGCAGCTTAAGCATTATGGTGTAGAGATGAGTGAGGTAACGATTCAGACTGATAATGGAGTTGAGTTTGTCGGGCATATTTTAAAGAAGCATCGGGTCTCAGGTTTTATGGGGATTATCGAGCATTTTGGTGCTAATTATCGTCGGATACCGCCGCGGGCATGTAGTTGGCAGAGCGATGTTGAAGTTTGCCATAAGTTGATTGAAGAGGAGTTTTATGATGTCGAGGATTATCAGGATCGGGCAGAGTTTATGGCCAAAGCGTATGGTTATTGTTTATATTTTAACTATCGGCGAAAGAATCGTTGGAAAGGTTGGAAGGCGCCTGTGCAGTTATTAAGAGAGATAAATAGTGACATCTCACCGAAGGTATTCAATTTGCGACCAATAATATTAGACGATTATATTGACGAATTATTAAATTGTGGTTACCATGTGCCGACATCAGCCACAGTAAAAAATAAAGCGATTGACTTAAACTTTTATAAAATTACAATTAGATATGATTATTAATAAAACTGGTTTTGGTTGGATTGAGATTGATAATCGTAGATATAATACGGACATTATTATTTATCCTAATGGCACAATTGAAGACCGATATAAAGATTTCAAAGGCGATAACCATATTATTAGTAAATGGGAGGCAGAAAAAGTTATTAAACAAGAGAAGCCAGAAGTTTTTATTGTTGGCACGGGTCAAGCCGGTATTGTC comes from the candidate division WOR-3 bacterium genome and includes:
- a CDS encoding MTH938/NDUFAF3 family protein is translated as MIINKTGFGWIEIDNRRYNTDIIIYPNGTIEDRYKDFKGDNHIISKWEAEKVIKQEKPEVFIVGTGQAGIVSVLGETKKFLSEQGIKLIAEPTPQAIQSFNHTTQKKCAIFHVTC
- a CDS encoding helix-turn-helix domain-containing protein; the encoded protein is MVYYEIMNGINNIFNLRLNMVQMAQAKGISETARYYKTTRNTVRKWLNRYTQQGLNGLTNRKRTPKHIPHKTPKTIEEKIIELRKSHPAWGPERLKMHYEIPVSTKAIARIIRQAGLVKKRKKKWKRQRDLRIQKQALKPFQLLQVDVKDLSDISRYWSSDEKFPFASLSVYGAGCEDWWYLVCLW